The nucleotide window TGCACAAATTCAATGAACCGATGCAGGCCGTTTAAAATCAAAAATCCGCCACCATCCGGAATTTTTCGGACGAACATATCAAAATAAGCGATTTCTTCATGTTTGTTTTCTTTAAAATAAGCATAAGCCATCGTATATTCATAAAAATCAGTCAGCAGCATTAAATCTTCTGGTTGCATTGGTTATTCCTCCTCGCTGAACTCATCCAGTATGTGAATCCCGGCATTGGCCATCAGTTTCAATGCCCAATGACCATAATCCTTTGCGCTGTGACCTGGAGCATCAAAGGTCGCAACCTGATTTTTAGGGACAAGGACTTCAATGCCAAGATTATTCTGGTTAATATATCCTTTTAACGATAAGGCAAACTGCAGGACGCAGATATCCGTGCAGCAGCCGACAATCATGACTGAACGCAAATTCGTCATCTGCTGGAACACTTCCAGAAAATCTGGCTGAACAAATCCGTTGGTCGAATTTTTATCCAAAATGATAAATTGATCAGCAAAAGGCTTCAGCTCATCAATCAGTTCACTTTCTTCGCTGTTTTTTAAACAATGCGGCGGAAAGCTGGAAAATTCCTTGGCGTCTTCATTGTGACAGTCACGGAAAGCGAGGACGGGGAAATTCCAGTTTAAATAGTTTTTTACCGTGTCCAGCACGGCCGGGGTGATCTGATCAATTTTGGAATCCGCTAAGGCTCCGGTATGGATAAAGCCGTTGATCATGTCGACGACGACCAATAAGGACTGGTCGTCTTTTTCTTTGAGAAAAAGTTCTGTTTTCATCTCTTTGGCCTCTTTTCTTCTTTGCTTATTGTTTATCATAACAAAATTTTCAAACGATGAAAATGAAATCGTTGGATTTTGACGGGTTTTTTCAGTTTGCGGCAAAATTGTTATTCCAATGATCAGTTTCTCTGATTTGATTATAGGCTAAGGTTATGAAAAAAACGGATGGTAAAAAGCGGCGGCGGAGCTTTGTGAACAGATTTGCAAAATCGACGTCAGGAAAGATTTTCTGTTTTTTGCCGGGAAAGTGGGATATACTAGGTAACAAAGGAGGAACGTTTGATGAGATCAGAAACACTATGCAAAAATGTTGAAATTCATATTCTGGAAACCGGAAAATTCAAGGACGTCATCCTGTCATTCCGTTTTTTTAATGAGCTGAAAACCCCGGACAGCTGGGTTAGAACGGTCCTGGCCCTGATGCTGGCGGACCGGTGTGAAAAATATCCGACAAAGCGGGAAGTTTCCTGCTGCCTGGACGGACTGTATGGAGCGAGCGCATCTGCGCGCACAACGACGTATGGTCAGGGACAGATTCTAGAGTTCAGGATTAAGACCTTAAATGAAAAATATGTTGGTGGTGATTTGCTGCAGCGGCAGATCGCGCTGGCCTCTGAGTTTCTGCTGCATCCGTTAAAAACGGACGGTCAGCTGTCTGAGGCTTTGTTCAAGGAAGCGATGATCAATCTGAAAGCGATGATTCAGCGCCGCAGCGATAATCCGGCAGCGTATGCTGCTGCGCAGTGCGCAAAGCTGTTAGGTGAAGGTCAGGCGTTAGGGATCAGCGTTTTGCCAACGTTAAAAGAAGCGGAAGCGATCACGTTAGAACAGGTCAGCGAAGCTTATGAAAAAATGATTTGTGAAGACCGCATTGATATCTTTGTGGAAGGTCAAGTGGAAGCTGAAACAGTAACGCGGCTTTTAAAGCATGCCTTTCCATTGAAGGATCGGGAACTGGAAATGAAGAGTGAATATTTGACAGAGAAGGAAGAACCGCAGCAGAAATCGGAAACCCGTGCGATTGATCAAACAACATTAGTCATGATGTATCCGACCCATGTTGCTTTAAGCAGTCCGGATTACTGGACGCTGCGGACCGGCAGCTGCATTTTCGGTCAGCTTCCGACCTCGCTGTTATTCCAGGAAGTCCGTGAGAAACGCAGTTTATGTTATTCCATTTATTCCAGCATTCTTTCCTATGATGGAGTGATGAGCGTCAGCACCGGTATTGACGGATCCCACTTGGAGGAAGTCAAAGAACTGATTGAGCAGCAGCGAAAGCGGATGGCCGACGGCGATTTCGATGAGGAAATGCTCAATACCGCGAAGGAAATGCTGATCAACTCCATTCTTGCTTCCGAAGATGATCCGGTGTCGATGATCAACCGAGAATTCCAGAACTGTCTTTTAGGTCAGGCTCAGAAACTGGAAGAGATCAGTGATCAGATCCGCCAAGTCGACCGCGAAGCGATCATGAGGCTGTTTGCCAAGATGGAGTGCAAAGCAGTGTTCGCATTGATTCAAAAGGAGGATGTCCATGAAGAAAATTGTTAATGCCCAATTTGATGAAACGTGGTATACCCATACGCTGGACAACGGTCTGAACTTGATTTTCTGGCATAAGCCGGATTTTGTCAGCACGGCAGTCGTCTTTGCCACACCCTATGGAGCATTGGATTACCGGCAGATCGATAAGGCTGGAAATCATCTTGATTTTCCCAGCGGCATTGCGCACTTTCTGGAGCACAAGCTGTTTGAATCGGATGAAGGCGATGTCATGGAAGACTTTTCACGGATGGGAGCGAATGTCAATGCGTTTACGTCCTATAATGAGACCTGTTATTACTTTACGACCAGTCATGGGGATTTAAAGGAACCGCTGAACCTGCTGATTGATTTTGTTCAGGATCTGCGGATTACCGATGAATCTGTGGAAAAGGAAAAGGGCATCATCAATCAGGAATTGAAGATGTACCTGCAGATGCCGGACAGCCGTTTGTTTTTTGAAACGTTTAAAGCGCTGTATCACAAGCATCCGCTTAACCGCGATATCGGTGGGGATGAGCAGAGCGTCAATGCGACAACCCGGCAGCAGCTTCAGGATTGCTATGAGCTTAACTATCATCCTTCCCGCATGACGCTGATCGTGGCCGGTCCGCAGAATCCTCAGACCTTGCTGGAATGGATTGAGGAAAACCAGAAGCCGAAGTCATTTGCTGAGGCCAAAGACGTTGGTCGTTATCTGGAAGAAGAGCCGGAAGCTGTCGTGTCCAGTCATACGGTGATCCCGATGGACGTTGCGGTTCGCAAGGTCAGCGTAGCTTACAAATTTGCGCCGTTAACAACTTCGGCCAAAGAGCGGGTGCGTCGGGAGTGGGCGATTCGGTGTCTGCTTGAATCCCATTTCAGTTCCCTGAATCCGGATTATCAGAAGTGGCTGGACAACGAGGTCATTAACGATTATTTCGGCTATGAAATTGATCTGGGCAAGGACTACGCGATGATGATGTTCTACAATGAAACGGAAGATGCCACGGCCTTTACGCAGTTTGTCGAGGAGCAGCTGAACGCGTTGAAAACACGGGCAATGGATTATCAGCAGCTGCAGCTGTTAAAGCGCCGGTATTTTGGCGAAGCGATGCGGACGTTTAATAACATGGAGGATATTGCCGTGGCGATGATCCGCAATCAGTTCAATGGCGTCAGCTTCTTTGATACTCTGGAAATCATTGATCAGCTGGATCAGAAGCAGGTTCAGGATGCATTTGAATCCCTGTCGTTTGATCAGCGCAGCGTGGTTGAAATCAGTCCGGATGAAGGACAGCCTCAGGCGTAAGCCAGAATTAAAATAAAGAAATTTTAGAAAAATGGGGAATTTAGACTTCTCCGTTTTTTTTGTCAAGTTTTCCCCTTTACGTCCAGCTAACCAATAAAAAAAGGTCGAATTTGCCGATTTGTCAGAATCTTTGATGCGCGCCATAATGGGAAAGCAAGGAGGAAAGCTATGTTAAATTTTACAGTGTTGGTAGGAAAGGTAAAAGAAATTCCTGAGATCCGTCTGACAGCCGCCGGGACAAAAATCGCAACGATGCTGCTGGAGGTCGATCGGGGATTCCGCAACAGCAATGGAGAGTACGATCAGGATATTTTCAATGTTGTCCTGTGGCGCGGGGTTGCGGAAACGTGTGCGGATTTGCTGCGGCCGGGTTCTGTCGTTGCGGTTAAGGGACGGCTGCAGGCGCACAACTATGAGCCGAAAGAAGGTCCGATGTATTACAACGCAGAAGTGGTGGCGGAGAAGGTTTCGTTTATTTCGGTCAAGCCGATCAATAACCCGCCGCTGGCTGAACAGAGCGCATGACGTTTATTTCTTTGTAAGAATTTGCAGATTGTTGGAAATTCGTTTATAGGCTATACTTGAAATCGAAATGAGGGATAAAGATGAATGAGAAAATTCTGATCGTGGATGACGATGCGGAAATCGCTCAGCTGGTTTCGGTTTATCTGAAAAATGAAGGATTCCAAACAACTGTTGAGTACAGCGGAACGGAAGCTAAGAGATTAATTCGTGACTGCAAATTTGATCTTGCGGTTCTCGATGTCATGCTTCCAGACTGCAGCGGATTTCATCTGTGTGAGGAAATCCGCTGCCATTATAATTATCCGGTCATCATGCTGACAGCGAAGGGCGAGGATATTGATAAGATCACAGGTCTGACCATCGGCGCTGATGATTATATTACCAAGCCGTTTAATCCGGTGGAGATGACCGCCCGAGTCAAAGCGCAGCTGCGCCGTTATATGCGCTATAATTCCCAGAAACGGGATGAGAATATTATTGATTTCCAGGGACTGATCTTAAACTGCAGCA belongs to Holdemania massiliensis and includes:
- a CDS encoding cysteine hydrolase family protein, translated to MKTELFLKEKDDQSLLVVVDMINGFIHTGALADSKIDQITPAVLDTVKNYLNWNFPVLAFRDCHNEDAKEFSSFPPHCLKNSEESELIDELKPFADQFIILDKNSTNGFVQPDFLEVFQQMTNLRSVMIVGCCTDICVLQFALSLKGYINQNNLGIEVLVPKNQVATFDAPGHSAKDYGHWALKLMANAGIHILDEFSEEE
- the yfmH gene encoding EF-P 5-aminopentanol modification-associated protein YfmH, encoding MKKIVNAQFDETWYTHTLDNGLNLIFWHKPDFVSTAVVFATPYGALDYRQIDKAGNHLDFPSGIAHFLEHKLFESDEGDVMEDFSRMGANVNAFTSYNETCYYFTTSHGDLKEPLNLLIDFVQDLRITDESVEKEKGIINQELKMYLQMPDSRLFFETFKALYHKHPLNRDIGGDEQSVNATTRQQLQDCYELNYHPSRMTLIVAGPQNPQTLLEWIEENQKPKSFAEAKDVGRYLEEEPEAVVSSHTVIPMDVAVRKVSVAYKFAPLTTSAKERVRREWAIRCLLESHFSSLNPDYQKWLDNEVINDYFGYEIDLGKDYAMMMFYNETEDATAFTQFVEEQLNALKTRAMDYQQLQLLKRRYFGEAMRTFNNMEDIAVAMIRNQFNGVSFFDTLEIIDQLDQKQVQDAFESLSFDQRSVVEISPDEGQPQA
- the vanR gene encoding VanR-ABDEGLN family response regulator transcription factor, producing MNEKILIVDDDAEIAQLVSVYLKNEGFQTTVEYSGTEAKRLIRDCKFDLAVLDVMLPDCSGFHLCEEIRCHYNYPVIMLTAKGEDIDKITGLTIGADDYITKPFNPVEMTARVKAQLRRYMRYNSQKRDENIIDFQGLILNCSTHECTLYGEKLNLTPTEFSILQMLCENRGKVISSQDLFENIWKEKYFESNNTVMVHIRRIREKMHEQPRNPKFIKTVWGMGYKIEK
- the yfmF gene encoding EF-P 5-aminopentanol modification-associated protein YfmF: MRSETLCKNVEIHILETGKFKDVILSFRFFNELKTPDSWVRTVLALMLADRCEKYPTKREVSCCLDGLYGASASARTTTYGQGQILEFRIKTLNEKYVGGDLLQRQIALASEFLLHPLKTDGQLSEALFKEAMINLKAMIQRRSDNPAAYAAAQCAKLLGEGQALGISVLPTLKEAEAITLEQVSEAYEKMICEDRIDIFVEGQVEAETVTRLLKHAFPLKDRELEMKSEYLTEKEEPQQKSETRAIDQTTLVMMYPTHVALSSPDYWTLRTGSCIFGQLPTSLLFQEVREKRSLCYSIYSSILSYDGVMSVSTGIDGSHLEEVKELIEQQRKRMADGDFDEEMLNTAKEMLINSILASEDDPVSMINREFQNCLLGQAQKLEEISDQIRQVDREAIMRLFAKMECKAVFALIQKEDVHEENC
- a CDS encoding single-stranded DNA-binding protein, coding for MLNFTVLVGKVKEIPEIRLTAAGTKIATMLLEVDRGFRNSNGEYDQDIFNVVLWRGVAETCADLLRPGSVVAVKGRLQAHNYEPKEGPMYYNAEVVAEKVSFISVKPINNPPLAEQSA